The Pseudomonas fragi DNA window GCACTGCCGCCCGGGGTGGCGACGACCAGGAAATCCACCTGGCTGGCCAGTTCAAGCACGCTGGCGCAGTAGGTGTAAGGCGAGTCAGAGTGCGGCTGGCGGCTGTGGTAGCTGATGCTCATGTCAAAGCCGTGGTCCGCACGTTTGGCGATGGCAGCGCCGATGGCGCCGAGGCCGATAATCCCCATGCGTTTGCCCGACAGTGATGGCTGGCGCACCTTGACCCATTCGTTGCGCCGGATGCTAGCGTCGGCCTGGGGGATGCCGCGCACCACGGACAACAGCAGCGCCATCGCATGATCGGCAACCGACGAAGCATTGGCTCCGGCGCCAAAAGTCACGGTAATACCCAGGTTACTGGCGGCCTGCAGGTCGACCTGCTCAAAACCGGCACCAATCACGCAGATAATGTTGAGCAGGGGCAGGGCGGCCATTTCATCGGCATGCAGGCCCAGCGGGCCGCGGGTCAGCACCGCGTCGATCCGGGCGCCGTGGCGGGCAATGGCCTCGGCGCGGCTGGCGGGGGTGGGCGCAAGGATCAGTTCGTAACCCTGGTGTTCCAGCATGTGCAGGTAATCGTTAACGCTCTCTACCAGCACCAGCACAACGTGGGACATGGTTATCTCCAGCCAGGGAATGTCAAGAATGAGCCGAGATTAACACCGGTCTTGGCTGCTTTTCCCTGTATCAATTCGATACAAGCGCTCTATTACAGCTTTTTTCAACCGTGTGGCGGTCGGGTCGAGTCCTGTGCTGGAGCCGGGCCGGGTCGGCCTGTTACCATTCGCCCTTTGTTTTATCTCCATTTCGAGACCGCCCATGACCACCGTTCGCACGCGCATTGCGCCATCGCCTACCGGCGACCCCCACGTCGGCACCGCTTACATCGCTTTGTTCAACTACTGCTTTGCCAAGCAGCATGGCGGCGAATTTATCCTGCGCATCGAAGACACCGACCAGTTGCGTTCGACCCGCGAGTCCGAGCAGCAGATCTACGACGCCCTGCGCTGGCTGGGTATCACCTGGAGCGAAGGCCCGGACGTAGGCGGCCCGCACGGCCCGTACCGTCAAAGCGAACGCAGCGACATCTACAAAAAGTACACCCAGCAACTGGTGGATATGGGCCACGCCTTCCCGTGCTTCTGCACCGCTGAAGAACTGGACCAGATGCGCGCCGAGCAGATGGCCAAGGGCGAGACCCCGCGCTACGACGGTCGTGCGCTGCTGTTGTCCAAGGAAGAAGTTGACCGGCGCCTGGCCGCTGGCGAGCCTCACGTGATCCGCATGAAAGTGCCGACCGAAGGCGTGTGCGTGGTACCGGACCTGCTGCGCGGCGACGTTGAAATCCCGTGGGACCGCATGGACATGCAAGTCCTGATGAAAACCGACGGCCTGCCAACGTACTTCCTGGCCAACGTGGTCGACGATCACCTGATGGGCATCACCCATGTACTGCGTGGCGAAGAGTGGCTGCCGTCGGCACCCAAGCTGATCCTGCTGTACGAATACTTCGGCTGGGAACAACCGCAGCTGTGTTACATGCCGCTGTTGCGCAACCCGGACAAGAGCAAGCTGTCCAAGCGCAAGAACCCGACCTCGGTGACGTTCTACGAGCGCATGGGCTTTATGCCTGAAGCGATGCTCAACTACCTGGGCCGCATGGGCTGGTCGATGCCGGACGAGCGCGAGAAGTTCTCGCTGCAGGAAATGGTCGACAACTTCGATCTGAGCCGTGTGTCCCTGGGCGGGCCGATTTTCGACGTTGAGAAGCTGTCCTGGCTCAACGGCCAGTGGCTGCGTGACCTGCCGCTGGACGAGTTTGCCAGCCGCGTGCAGCAGTGGGCGCTGAACCCTGAGTACATGATGAAGATCGCGCCGCTGGTACAGGGCCGGGTCGAGACTTTCAGCCAGATCGCACCCCTGGCCGGGTTCTTCTTCTCGGGTGGCTTGCAGCTCGATGCCAAGCTGTTTGAGCACAAGAAGCTGTCCAACGAGCAAGTGCGCCAGTTGATGCAGTTGATCTTGTGGAAGCTCGAGAGCCTGCGTCAGTGGGAAAAGGACGCTATCACCGGCTGCATCCAGGCCGTGGTTGAAAGCCTGGAGCTGAAGCTGCGTGATGCCATGCCGCTGATGTTCGCCTCGATCACGGGGCAGGCCAGCTCGGTGTCGGTACTGGACGCGATGGAGATCCTAGGGCCGGACCTGACCCGTTTCCGTCTGCGTCAGGCGCTGGACCTGCTGGGCGGCGTGTCGAAGAAAGAAAACAAGGAGTGGGAAAAGCTGTTTAGCGCGATGGGTTAACCAGAGTTTAATAATCCGTAGCAGCTGCCGAAGGAACGAGGCTGCGTTCGATTGCGAAGCAATCGTAAATTCTAAATGCACGTTTTTTCAGGCAAATCGAGCATTCTGCATTTACGGCGGCTACGCCGCCGGACGCAGCCTGCGGCAGCTGCTACAAGGTTTTGCTTGGGGTTTGGCCCCGTATTTACGGGGCAGGAAGGGTAAGTGGTTGTTCTCACGGCAAATTTTTTTAAAAAAGTTTAAAAATAAGTTTGACAGCCTACCGATCCAGTCTTAATATGCGCCCCGTCAACACAGCAACACGAAACAAGCAGAACGCAACACAGCAACACCCAACACGGTTAGTTTGGGGCTATAGCTCAGCTGGGAGAGCGCTTGCATGGCATGCAAGAGGTCAACGGTTCGATCCCGTTTAGCTCCACCAAATTTACTGTTCAATGCCTGGCCACACCGGCATTGAATCGACCAGCACTCAGCGCTGGTCAAGTTAGAAGGTTTGTGTCCCCTTCGTCTAGTGGCCTAGGACACCGCCCTTTCACGGCGGTAACAGGGGTTCGAGTCCCCTAGGGGACGCCAGTTTTACAGAAGCAGCACTTCGGTGTTGCTCCGCCGCCAGGCGATAAATCGGGGCTATAGCTCAGCTGGGAGAGCGCTTGCATGGCATGCAAGAGGTCAACGGTTCGATCCCGTTTAGCTCCACCAATTTACAGTTCAATGTCGGGCCACACTGGCATTGAATCGATCAGCACTCAGCGCTGATCACTGTTAGAAGGGTTTGTGTCCCCTTCGTCTAGTGGCCTAGGACACCGCCCTTTCACGGCGGTAACAGGGGTTCGAGTCCCCTAGGGGACGCCACGATTACCCGCTTTGCGGGATTTATAAGGGTCATTCGATTATTGAATGGCCCTTTTGTTTGTCTGCAGTTTTTTAATTCCTGCTCTTCAAGTTTCCCGTCGCCCCCTCTGCGTTACACTGCGCTCCTTATTTATGTACAGGGAGACAAGGCATGAGTTGGGATTTGGCAGCACCGTTCATCATTGACCTGCAGGTGCAGGCTGAAGACATCGACGGGTTTGGCCATGCCAATAACGCAGCCTATGTGGTCTGGCTCGAACGCTGTGCCTGGCGCCATTCGCAGCGCCTGGGGCTGGATCTTGCCGAGTACCGTCGCCTCGACCGCGCCATGGCCGTTTCCCGCCATGAGATCGACTATCTAGCCAGCGCCTACGAAGGCGACGAACTGCAACTGGCCACCTGGATTGTCGATTGCGACCAGCGCCTGCGCATGACCCGCCACTTTCAGCTGGTACGCCCCAGCGACGGGGTCACCCTGTTGCGTGCGCAAACCACCTTTGTCTGCATCGAGCTGTCGACCGGCAAGGCCAGGCGCCTGCCTGCCGAGTTTCTCGAAGGTTACGGCCCGGCTGTCGTGACGGCCTGAGTCTGAGCCCCTGCACATACCGATTGCCTGCAGAACCGCGTAAACTGCCGCACGTTTTTCATGAGAGTCACCCATGCAAATTGCTTTGGCGCCGATGGAGGGGTTGGTCGACAACATCCTGCGTGATGTCCTGACCCGCACCGGCGGTATTGATTGGTGTGTGACCGAATTTATTCGGGTCACCGAGCGGCTGTTGCCTGAAGCCTACTTCCATAAACTCGCCCCCGAGTTGCAGCACGGTGCGCAGACGCGCTCCGGCGTGCCGCTGCGGGTGCAGTTGCTGGGTTCCGACCCGGCGTGCCTGGCCGACAACGCTGCGCTGGCGGTGGAACTGGGGAGCGGGGTGATCGACCTCAACTTTGGCTGCCCGGCCAAGACCGTAAACAAGTCCCGTGGCGGGGCAGTGCTGCTCAAGGAGCCTGAACTGCTGCACGCCATTTTGCTGCAAGTGCGCCGCACCGTGCCTGCGCATATCCCGGTCACCGCCAAGATGCGCCTGGGCTTCGATACGCCGGACAGCGCCAACGAGTGCGCGATTGCTCTGGCCGAGGGCGGCGCCAGCCAGATCGTGGTGCATGCGCGGACCAAGATGGATGGCTACAAGCCACCCGCGCATTGGGAATACATCGCCCAGGTGCAGGAAGCGGTCAAGGTGCCGGTGTTTGCCAACGGTGATATCTGGTCGGTTGAAGACTGGCGCCGATGCCGCGAAATCAGCGGGGCCGAAGACATCATGCTGGGCCGTGGGCTGGTGTCGCGGCCTGATCTGGCCGCGCAAATTGCCGCTGCCCGCGCCGGTGTTGAGGTAGTGCCTATGACCTGGGCCGATTTGCAGCCCATG harbors:
- a CDS encoding 2-hydroxyacid dehydrogenase gives rise to the protein MSHVVLVLVESVNDYLHMLEHQGYELILAPTPASRAEAIARHGARIDAVLTRGPLGLHADEMAALPLLNIICVIGAGFEQVDLQAASNLGITVTFGAGANASSVADHAMALLLSVVRGIPQADASIRRNEWVKVRQPSLSGKRMGIIGLGAIGAAIAKRADHGFDMSISYHSRQPHSDSPYTYCASVLELASQVDFLVVATPGGSATHHLVDAPVLDALGADGYLINIARGSVVDTDALIAALATGKIAGAGLDVFEDEPLVPDPLKSLGNVVMTPHVAGQSPDAVEATVQLVVDNLRAFHAGKPVLTPVPLPHPV
- the gltX gene encoding glutamate--tRNA ligase, producing the protein MTTVRTRIAPSPTGDPHVGTAYIALFNYCFAKQHGGEFILRIEDTDQLRSTRESEQQIYDALRWLGITWSEGPDVGGPHGPYRQSERSDIYKKYTQQLVDMGHAFPCFCTAEELDQMRAEQMAKGETPRYDGRALLLSKEEVDRRLAAGEPHVIRMKVPTEGVCVVPDLLRGDVEIPWDRMDMQVLMKTDGLPTYFLANVVDDHLMGITHVLRGEEWLPSAPKLILLYEYFGWEQPQLCYMPLLRNPDKSKLSKRKNPTSVTFYERMGFMPEAMLNYLGRMGWSMPDEREKFSLQEMVDNFDLSRVSLGGPIFDVEKLSWLNGQWLRDLPLDEFASRVQQWALNPEYMMKIAPLVQGRVETFSQIAPLAGFFFSGGLQLDAKLFEHKKLSNEQVRQLMQLILWKLESLRQWEKDAITGCIQAVVESLELKLRDAMPLMFASITGQASSVSVLDAMEILGPDLTRFRLRQALDLLGGVSKKENKEWEKLFSAMG
- a CDS encoding acyl-CoA thioesterase encodes the protein MSWDLAAPFIIDLQVQAEDIDGFGHANNAAYVVWLERCAWRHSQRLGLDLAEYRRLDRAMAVSRHEIDYLASAYEGDELQLATWIVDCDQRLRMTRHFQLVRPSDGVTLLRAQTTFVCIELSTGKARRLPAEFLEGYGPAVVTA
- a CDS encoding tRNA dihydrouridine synthase, producing the protein MQIALAPMEGLVDNILRDVLTRTGGIDWCVTEFIRVTERLLPEAYFHKLAPELQHGAQTRSGVPLRVQLLGSDPACLADNAALAVELGSGVIDLNFGCPAKTVNKSRGGAVLLKEPELLHAILLQVRRTVPAHIPVTAKMRLGFDTPDSANECAIALAEGGASQIVVHARTKMDGYKPPAHWEYIAQVQEAVKVPVFANGDIWSVEDWRRCREISGAEDIMLGRGLVSRPDLAAQIAAARAGVEVVPMTWADLQPMIRDFWAQAEAQLTPRSAPGRLKQWLAMLTRNYPEAVVLFNAMRRETDCEKVRHLVNNPPADAA